In Pseudofrankia saprophytica, one genomic interval encodes:
- a CDS encoding TIR domain-containing protein, with the protein MPTDATHPDLSYLRIPGPRSTRPAASRGAKDRRPSMRAGPPPRRTKLTRGRPAPTPRRDPRRCQAVRRRARRCTAHRVCHALFMGDGTGSSGAERLFVSVAGPDRPWARWIADRLQRAGYDVEYEEWHWPAGSNLVERTESALARADRVIAIVSEHYLANGTHGAAQRRAALDEAREREGFLVPVIVGHCALTPLLKALMPLDLVGCDEIQADERLLAGLRPPGQPATVPWPGPSRETSGAPAEAVAPPAPFPGGPGAPSAVRAPRDCVTVLHLPSLRAGQADTPVPVDELGDLIARDVAGFGAGWAPDLVVVTGDLAEHGRASEYRRAVELFDRLLGEWGLPRTRLAMVPGRRDVNPAACRAYFDSCEADEVEPQPPFFPKWRHYAAMIEEFYGDVRATSADGPVFTIGQEWSLFRVDELRLVIAGVNSTIAATSPDDDRPELGDAQSRWFAERLADYARRDWLRLGIIHQLLRTDPSWDDISGAQQVYRGLNLAFTGDLSANQIYRVESILLGARVREAAAKAPVARRPGPGARRTGDAPTPDADGPAYGLVRIDPAGMTRRTRGWDTASRRWHDSGGPPPSGPTRATQASTGDPATSGPRLTHWPVLTVSDDVDGTGGRRLAQSWKATEATFPAALAEDRALEGAIKEALTSHRSEPATRERLIDRVAEVARLRHAASHGSATVIEIAATADSPRYLRVTSRDGAIVAQHPVGVLEGAADPADVDLFATRVHNVYGAFDPSLVSVLVYGGAPAPAVLVRAAYRQGIQLMSFVEYQGLIDLRSYVDAQTGRLDRDPLYPPSLYLPQGFRALDLVRGGADTAERDALDQLTEWIGDDQGRMVLVLGDFGRGKTFLLHELARTLPERLPHVIPMLVELRSLEKSLGLDELVAAHLVGHGVSRFDQERFRYMLRSGRVVLLFDGFDELALRVTYERAAEHLTTLLGALEGQAKLVLSSRSQHFRSDDQVRTALAQRLDLATGRRVIELNDFTEAQIEEFLTRFYDGDADQARQRLAFIRGLEGLLGLARNPRMLSFIARLDEDRLRHVQAATGTMTPADLYTELLDAWMESESRRAHPTGAVPGLTTDDRFRAVKALALELWQSTDRTVSSRQLAEITERVLTTLDAHGLDKHHAAHQVGSGTLLVRAGDDAFTFVHQSVMEYLVATACAEGLRTPSGGVFDLLDRRVMSTLMASFVADLAGTGSVVRWARVVLGNPAATNAARHNALTLARTLDSEASRGARLAGARLDGADLSGLDLTDADLTGADLTGATLTNTVLRGARLDGAIMVRATLTETNLDGTRLVGTDLTQSRLTRCSLLGIAVEGSLWYRAAVVGCVLDVETSDHPALSAAGMTGRDAPAVRIRPASASASAPTFSSDGSLLAYAAGNMLVLVDTETETIVASLTADTGRIELIHFSPSNDRIAAAMGDKIVRIWDTTTGTTQHTLTENTGIVRTLAYSPDGLHLAASSDRTVQIWDTTTGTTQHTLTENTDMVWALAYSPDGTQLATASTGGTVQIWDTTTGTTQHTLAENTGMVWALAYSPDGTQLAGKGDNGTVHIWDAITGTTQHTLAGHFPGVEALAYSPDGTQLAATRLDGAVDIWNPATGTTRHTLTRSTGVVWALAYSPDGTQLATTSSDGTAYIWNTTTGTTQHTASRNTRLTVFMYSPDGRSFAAGRDDGTIHIWDTTTGATQHTLTGHASPVRALTYSPDGTHLATASDDGTVHIWDTTTGTTQHTLTGHASWGLVFAYSPDGSQLAAGGDSTTVQIWDTGTGTTQRTITEHTGVIRTLAYSPDGIHLATACDDGTVHIWDTTTGTTQHTLAGHADTIQALAYSPDGLYLAAGSHGTVHIWDTTTGTTQHTLAGHAGWIRAVSYSPDGIHLATAGIDGTIRICDTTTGTTRHVLHGHFDDVTDVQISPDGLTATSISRDGTCRLWELANGQLRAILLGLRNGGWATLWPDGSYTAEGEVDGDFWWQLRLCRFGPGELDPYVEGLRAIPPPSAEG; encoded by the coding sequence ATGCCAACCGATGCCACACACCCCGATTTGTCGTATTTACGCATACCCGGCCCGCGATCAACGCGGCCGGCAGCGTCCAGGGGCGCCAAAGATCGCCGGCCGAGTATGCGAGCTGGTCCTCCCCCTCGGCGGACGAAGCTCACGAGGGGGCGCCCGGCACCCACTCCCCGACGCGATCCGCGCCGTTGTCAGGCCGTGCGCCGGCGAGCCCGACGGTGTACTGCGCACAGGGTCTGCCACGCTTTGTTCATGGGGGATGGAACCGGCAGCAGCGGTGCCGAGCGGCTGTTCGTAAGCGTTGCTGGGCCGGACCGGCCTTGGGCTCGGTGGATCGCCGACCGGCTCCAGCGCGCCGGCTACGATGTCGAATACGAGGAATGGCACTGGCCAGCGGGCAGCAACCTCGTCGAACGCACCGAGTCCGCGCTCGCACGCGCCGACCGGGTCATTGCCATCGTCTCAGAGCACTATCTCGCCAACGGCACACACGGCGCGGCCCAGCGGCGGGCCGCCCTGGACGAGGCGCGTGAGCGCGAGGGTTTCCTCGTTCCGGTCATCGTCGGCCACTGCGCGCTCACACCCCTGTTGAAGGCGCTGATGCCGCTCGACCTCGTCGGCTGCGACGAGATTCAGGCGGATGAACGTCTGCTCGCCGGCCTCCGGCCGCCTGGCCAGCCGGCAACGGTGCCGTGGCCCGGGCCATCCCGCGAGACGTCCGGGGCACCGGCGGAAGCTGTCGCCCCGCCAGCACCGTTCCCCGGCGGCCCCGGCGCGCCGTCGGCGGTAAGGGCGCCGCGCGACTGCGTGACGGTTCTGCACCTGCCCTCGCTCCGGGCCGGCCAGGCGGACACACCGGTGCCGGTCGACGAACTGGGAGATCTGATCGCCCGGGACGTGGCCGGGTTCGGCGCCGGGTGGGCTCCGGATCTCGTGGTCGTGACCGGGGACCTCGCGGAGCACGGCCGCGCGAGCGAGTACCGGCGGGCCGTCGAGCTGTTCGACCGGCTGCTCGGCGAGTGGGGCCTGCCCAGAACTCGGCTCGCGATGGTGCCGGGCCGCAGGGATGTCAATCCGGCGGCGTGCCGTGCCTACTTCGACAGCTGCGAGGCGGACGAGGTCGAGCCGCAGCCACCGTTCTTCCCGAAATGGCGCCACTACGCCGCGATGATCGAGGAGTTCTACGGCGACGTCCGGGCGACGTCGGCGGACGGGCCCGTGTTCACCATCGGTCAAGAATGGTCGCTGTTCCGCGTCGACGAGCTGAGACTCGTGATCGCTGGAGTGAACTCGACAATCGCGGCGACGAGCCCGGACGACGATCGTCCCGAGTTGGGCGACGCCCAGTCTCGGTGGTTTGCCGAGCGACTCGCCGACTACGCGCGCCGCGACTGGCTACGGCTGGGCATCATTCACCAGCTACTGAGAACGGACCCGTCCTGGGACGACATCAGTGGCGCCCAGCAGGTATACCGCGGCCTGAACCTAGCATTCACCGGAGATCTCAGCGCCAACCAGATTTACCGGGTCGAATCGATCCTGCTCGGCGCGCGGGTACGGGAGGCAGCAGCCAAGGCACCCGTTGCCCGAAGGCCCGGCCCCGGCGCCAGGCGGACCGGGGACGCCCCCACACCCGACGCCGACGGTCCGGCCTATGGCCTGGTGCGGATCGACCCGGCGGGTATGACCCGTAGAACGCGCGGGTGGGATACCGCGTCTCGCCGGTGGCATGACAGTGGAGGTCCGCCGCCGAGCGGCCCAACACGTGCAACGCAGGCATCGACTGGCGATCCGGCGACCTCCGGGCCGCGGCTCACGCACTGGCCGGTACTCACCGTCTCGGACGACGTCGACGGCACGGGCGGCCGGCGGCTCGCACAGTCCTGGAAGGCGACCGAGGCGACCTTCCCCGCCGCCCTGGCAGAGGACCGGGCCCTGGAGGGAGCGATCAAGGAGGCGCTGACGTCGCACAGGTCGGAGCCGGCGACGCGGGAGCGGCTGATCGACAGGGTCGCCGAGGTGGCTCGGCTGCGCCACGCCGCCAGCCACGGATCGGCCACGGTCATCGAGATCGCCGCGACCGCGGACAGCCCCAGATACCTCCGGGTGACCTCACGCGACGGCGCGATCGTCGCCCAGCATCCGGTCGGAGTGCTCGAGGGCGCAGCGGACCCGGCGGACGTCGACCTGTTCGCCACGCGTGTACACAACGTGTACGGCGCATTCGACCCGAGTCTGGTCTCGGTCCTCGTCTACGGCGGCGCGCCGGCGCCAGCCGTGCTGGTCAGGGCCGCTTACCGCCAGGGCATCCAACTGATGAGCTTCGTCGAATACCAGGGGCTCATCGACCTGCGTTCGTATGTGGACGCGCAGACCGGCCGTCTCGATCGCGACCCCCTCTACCCACCGTCGCTGTACCTACCGCAGGGATTTCGAGCTCTCGACCTCGTGCGCGGCGGCGCCGACACGGCCGAGCGGGACGCGCTGGATCAGCTCACCGAATGGATCGGTGACGACCAGGGCAGGATGGTGCTCGTCCTCGGCGACTTCGGCCGTGGCAAGACCTTCCTGCTGCACGAACTCGCGCGAACGCTGCCCGAACGCCTGCCGCACGTCATCCCGATGCTCGTCGAGCTTCGCAGCCTGGAGAAGTCCCTCGGCCTGGACGAGCTGGTGGCCGCGCACCTCGTCGGCCACGGCGTGAGCCGCTTCGACCAGGAACGGTTCCGGTACATGCTGCGCAGCGGCCGGGTCGTCCTGCTGTTCGACGGCTTCGACGAGCTGGCGTTGCGGGTCACCTACGAGCGCGCCGCCGAGCACCTCACCACGCTGCTCGGCGCGCTCGAAGGCCAGGCCAAGCTCGTCCTGAGCAGCAGAAGCCAGCACTTCCGCTCCGACGACCAGGTCCGCACCGCGCTCGCCCAGCGGCTGGATCTGGCCACCGGCCGGCGCGTCATCGAGCTGAACGACTTCACCGAGGCGCAGATCGAGGAGTTCCTGACCCGCTTCTACGACGGCGACGCCGACCAGGCCAGGCAACGCCTCGCCTTCATCCGCGGCCTCGAGGGGCTACTCGGGCTTGCCCGCAACCCGCGCATGCTCAGCTTCATCGCCCGCCTCGACGAGGACCGGCTGCGCCATGTCCAGGCCGCCACCGGCACCATGACGCCGGCCGACCTGTACACGGAGCTGCTCGACGCCTGGATGGAGTCCGAGTCACGCCGGGCGCATCCGACCGGTGCCGTGCCCGGACTCACCACCGACGATCGCTTCCGAGCGGTGAAGGCGCTGGCGCTCGAGCTCTGGCAGTCCACCGACCGCACCGTCAGCAGCCGGCAGCTCGCCGAGATCACTGAGCGCGTCCTGACCACGCTGGATGCCCACGGCCTGGACAAGCACCATGCCGCCCACCAGGTCGGCTCCGGCACCCTGCTCGTGCGCGCTGGCGACGACGCCTTCACGTTCGTGCACCAATCGGTCATGGAGTACCTGGTCGCGACCGCTTGCGCCGAGGGGTTGCGCACCCCGAGCGGGGGCGTCTTCGACCTGCTCGACCGCCGCGTGATGTCGACCCTGATGGCCTCGTTCGTCGCCGACCTCGCGGGGACCGGCAGTGTCGTCCGCTGGGCCCGGGTGGTCCTTGGCAACCCGGCGGCAACCAACGCCGCGCGACACAACGCCCTCACCCTCGCCCGCACGCTCGACAGCGAGGCCAGCCGCGGTGCCCGGCTCGCCGGTGCCCGGCTGGACGGTGCCGACCTTTCCGGCCTCGACCTCACCGATGCCGACCTCACCGGCGCCGACCTCACCGGCGCCACGTTGACGAACACCGTGCTACGCGGCGCCCGGCTGGACGGGGCGATCATGGTACGGGCGACGCTCACCGAGACGAACCTCGACGGCACGCGGTTGGTGGGCACCGACCTCACCCAAAGCCGACTGACCCGTTGCTCCCTGCTCGGCATAGCCGTCGAAGGCAGCCTCTGGTACCGAGCGGCTGTCGTCGGTTGTGTCCTGGATGTTGAGACCTCCGACCACCCTGCGCTGAGCGCGGCCGGGATGACCGGTCGCGACGCCCCGGCCGTTCGGATACGCCCAGCCTCAGCCTCGGCCTCAGCTCCCACCTTCTCGTCAGACGGCAGCCTGCTCGCCTACGCGGCAGGCAACATGCTCGTCCTCGTCGACACAGAAACCGAAACGATCGTTGCATCGCTCACTGCCGACACCGGCCGAATCGAACTGATCCATTTCTCCCCCAGCAACGACCGCATCGCGGCTGCCATGGGAGACAAGATCGTCCGCATCTGGGACACCACCACCGGCACCACCCAACACACCCTGACCGAAAACACCGGCATCGTCCGCACCCTTGCCTACTCCCCCGACGGCCTGCACCTCGCCGCCAGCAGCGACAGAACCGTCCAAATCTGGGACACCACCACCGGCACCACCCAACACACCCTGACCGAAAACACCGATATGGTCTGGGCACTCGCCTACTCCCCCGACGGCACACAGCTGGCCACGGCGAGTACCGGCGGAACCGTCCAAATCTGGGACACCACCACCGGCACCACCCAACACACCCTGGCCGAAAACACCGGCATGGTCTGGGCACTCGCCTACTCCCCCGACGGCACACAGCTCGCCGGCAAAGGCGACAACGGAACCGTCCATATCTGGGACGCCATCACCGGCACCACCCAACACACCCTGGCCGGACACTTCCCAGGGGTGGAAGCACTCGCCTACTCCCCCGACGGCACGCAGCTCGCCGCCACACGCCTCGACGGAGCCGTCGATATCTGGAACCCCGCCACCGGCACCACCCGACACACGCTCACAAGATCCACCGGCGTGGTCTGGGCGCTCGCCTACTCCCCCGACGGCACACAGCTCGCCACCACGAGCAGCGACGGAACCGCCTATATCTGGAACACCACCACCGGCACCACCCAACACACCGCCTCCAGGAACACCCGCCTGACGGTCTTCATGTACTCGCCGGATGGCCGCTCTTTCGCGGCCGGACGCGACGACGGAACCATCCACATCTGGGACACCACCACCGGTGCCACCCAACACACCCTGACGGGACACGCCAGCCCGGTCCGCGCCCTCACCTACTCCCCCGACGGCACCCACCTCGCCACCGCCAGCGACGACGGAACTGTCCATATCTGGGACACCACCACCGGCACCACCCAACACACCCTGACGGGACACGCCAGCTGGGGCTTGGTCTTTGCCTACTCTCCCGACGGCTCACAGCTCGCAGCCGGCGGCGACAGCACAACTGTCCAAATCTGGGACACCGGGACCGGCACCACCCAACGCACCATCACAGAACACACCGGAGTGATCCGCACCCTTGCCTACTCTCCCGATGGTATCCACCTTGCCACCGCCTGCGACGACGGAACTGTCCATATCTGGGACACCACCACCGGCACCACCCAACACACCCTCGCAGGACACGCCGACACGATCCAAGCCCTTGCCTACTCTCCCGACGGCCTATACCTCGCCGCCGGCAGCCACGGAACCGTCCATATCTGGGACACCACCACCGGCACCACCCAACACACCCTCGCAGGACATGCCGGCTGGATTCGGGCCGTCTCCTACTCCCCCGACGGCATCCACCTCGCCACCGCGGGCATCGACGGAACCATCCGCATCTGCGACACCACCACGGGCACCACCCGACACGTTCTGCACGGACATTTCGACGACGTCACCGACGTACAGATATCCCCGGACGGCCTTACCGCCACGAGCATCAGTCGCGACGGCACCTGCCGGCTCTGGGAGCTCGCGAATGGGCAGCTGCGTGCCATTCTTCTCGGCCTGAGGAACGGTGGCTGGGCCACGCTCTGGCCGGACGGGAGCTACACGGCCGAGGGCGAGGTCGACGGCGATTTCTGGTGGCAGCTACGCCTCTGTCGGTTCGGCCCGGGAGAGCTCGACCCGTATGTCGAGGGTCTGAGGGCGATTCCGCCGCCGTCGGCAGAAGGATGA
- a CDS encoding response regulator transcription factor, producing the protein MRVLLVEDEERLAGLLRGGLAEEGFAVDVAHNGREGLWMATEQRYDAIVLDVMLPLLNGYAVCRRLREAGNWTPIMMLTAKDGEYDEAEALDTGADDFLSKPFSYVVLLARLRALVRRGGRERPVVLTMGDLSVDPAGLRCRRGETEIALTPKEFAVLHALARRPGEVVSKAELLEQAWDFAYDGDPSIVEVYISALRRKIDAPFGRSSLVTVRGAGYRLDGGS; encoded by the coding sequence ATGCGAGTGCTGCTGGTGGAGGACGAGGAGCGGTTGGCCGGCCTGCTGCGGGGCGGGCTGGCGGAGGAGGGATTCGCGGTCGACGTGGCGCACAACGGCCGCGAGGGCCTGTGGATGGCGACCGAGCAGCGGTACGACGCGATCGTGCTCGACGTGATGCTGCCGCTGCTCAACGGGTACGCCGTGTGCCGCCGCCTGCGGGAGGCCGGCAACTGGACGCCGATCATGATGCTGACGGCGAAGGACGGCGAGTACGACGAGGCCGAGGCGCTGGACACCGGCGCGGACGACTTCCTGTCCAAGCCGTTCTCGTACGTGGTGCTGCTCGCTCGGCTGCGCGCGCTGGTCCGGCGCGGCGGGCGGGAGCGACCGGTCGTCCTGACCATGGGCGACCTGTCGGTGGACCCGGCGGGCCTGCGCTGCCGCCGCGGCGAGACGGAGATCGCGCTCACGCCGAAGGAGTTCGCCGTGCTGCACGCGCTCGCGCGGCGCCCGGGCGAGGTGGTCTCCAAGGCCGAGCTGCTCGAACAGGCCTGGGACTTCGCCTACGACGGCGATCCGAGCATCGTCGAGGTGTACATCAGCGCGTTGCGCCGCAAGATCGACGCGCCGTTCGGCCGGTCGAGCCTGGTGACGGTGCGGGGAGCGGGCTACCGGCTGGACGGGGGCTCCTGA
- a CDS encoding aldo/keto reductase translates to MRTRPLGATGPAVSVVGLGCNNFGMRIDAEASAAVVGAALDAGITHFDTAEMYGGGRSEEFLGAALGPRRDEVVIATKVMSRPKGEPYTPGILRTRILEGAELSLRRLGTDRIDVYYQHFVDAEGSNAEAMEALDDLVRAGKVLHVACSNVTAAEIEERAAFAEERKVAAFTAAQVEWSLLNRAVEAEIVPAAVKAGMGIIPYFPLASGLLSGKYAAGQPFPAGSRLAAAPYFAQAATPENFAYIDDLTAFARERGRTILELAIAWLAAQTGVSSVIAGATRPEQVAANAAAAAWELTAEDLAALPEPPTA, encoded by the coding sequence ATGCGGACGCGACCACTGGGCGCGACGGGACCCGCCGTGTCGGTCGTCGGGCTGGGCTGCAACAACTTCGGCATGCGCATCGACGCCGAGGCGAGCGCGGCCGTCGTGGGGGCGGCGCTCGACGCGGGGATCACCCACTTCGACACCGCGGAGATGTACGGCGGGGGGCGTTCGGAGGAGTTCCTGGGCGCCGCGCTCGGCCCGCGCCGCGACGAGGTCGTCATCGCGACCAAGGTGATGAGCCGCCCGAAGGGCGAGCCCTACACGCCTGGCATCCTGCGCACCCGGATCCTGGAAGGCGCCGAACTCAGCCTGCGCCGGCTCGGCACCGACCGGATCGACGTTTACTACCAGCACTTCGTCGACGCCGAGGGCTCGAACGCCGAGGCGATGGAGGCCCTCGACGATCTGGTCCGCGCGGGCAAGGTGCTGCACGTCGCGTGCTCGAACGTGACCGCCGCCGAGATCGAGGAGCGGGCGGCGTTCGCCGAGGAGCGCAAGGTCGCGGCGTTCACCGCCGCCCAGGTCGAGTGGAGCCTGCTGAACCGCGCCGTCGAGGCGGAGATCGTCCCGGCGGCGGTCAAGGCCGGCATGGGGATCATCCCGTACTTCCCGTTGGCCTCGGGCCTGCTGTCCGGCAAGTACGCGGCGGGCCAGCCGTTCCCGGCCGGCAGCCGGCTGGCGGCGGCGCCGTACTTCGCCCAGGCGGCGACTCCCGAGAACTTCGCCTACATCGACGACCTGACCGCGTTCGCCCGCGAGCGCGGCCGCACGATCCTGGAGCTGGCGATCGCCTGGCTCGCGGCGCAGACCGGCGTCTCGTCCGTGATCGCCGGCGCCACCCGACCCGAGCAGGTCGCCGCCAACGCCGCCGCCGCGGCCTGGGAGCTCACCGCGGAGGATCTCGCCGCGCTGCCTGAGCCACCCACGGCCTGA
- a CDS encoding serine/threonine-protein kinase codes for MSIDPGSADTDEAAPSVPLALAAPAGFVLGDLQIGELLGRGATGEVRGAVGPDGETVAVKLLRPELADEPQVVARLLQECKLVARIADPHVVRIHRLIAEGDRVGIVMDHLPDGDLRALLRREGALPPADATRLAGQILLGLRRAHEAGVVHRDVKPENVLLRGRDAVLTDFGIARQLEGPALTRSTGLLGTPAYLAPELATHEPSTPAVDVYSAGCLLYELLTGSPPFVGGPAVTVLLRHLNEPPARPDGLADPLWDAVLAMLAKQPHLRPTAEHAAATLAVLAPTLAGLPARPWAPPAAAGTSGPTPRPDAKPEQNGKPEQNANPGQNANPERDAEPTPDLNATRTSGPRGPYALTGPVSPDPTGASRLALESGPESGAGTGESDDVFTTRTSAPRSSSWRLGQPIPPGPNQAGRAGRWFPRRAAVLIPVVVVLVLALVGTGLAAVLRHGQQADLAGDTSGIAASSSVGAAGAGASGGPSTSPTTPSAATSDDGNGSATAAPSPTPTGPGAGFGSRATTARTPAAPSVPAPARPSVTAAPRSGVVLLTINQPSGGEVTGYRISGDGAAGRSVPPARQVTVAVPDCDTHTFVVTAVGPGGSADSAAVNAVGCVPPGPVTGVVATVDQLAGNGSGTVTVRWSAPADRGGAGSVDYVVTITRDNPNYPPYTVTTTGTVYTHCMPAGRCPEYVTAIQARNSVGLGPKVPVPNY; via the coding sequence GTGAGCATCGATCCGGGTAGCGCGGACACCGACGAGGCCGCGCCATCGGTGCCACTGGCACTGGCCGCTCCGGCGGGGTTCGTGCTGGGAGACCTCCAGATCGGGGAGCTGCTCGGGCGGGGCGCGACCGGGGAGGTGCGCGGGGCGGTCGGGCCGGACGGTGAGACGGTCGCGGTCAAGCTGCTGCGGCCGGAGCTGGCCGACGAGCCGCAGGTGGTGGCGCGGCTGCTGCAGGAGTGCAAGCTGGTCGCCCGGATCGCCGACCCGCACGTCGTGCGGATCCATCGCCTCATCGCCGAGGGCGACCGGGTCGGGATCGTCATGGACCACCTTCCCGACGGCGACCTGCGCGCCCTGCTGCGCCGCGAGGGCGCCCTCCCGCCGGCGGACGCGACCCGGCTGGCGGGGCAGATCCTGCTCGGCCTGCGCCGCGCGCACGAGGCCGGGGTGGTGCACCGCGACGTCAAGCCGGAGAACGTGCTGCTGCGCGGCCGTGACGCCGTGCTGACGGACTTCGGCATCGCCCGCCAGCTGGAAGGCCCGGCACTCACCCGCAGCACCGGACTTCTGGGCACCCCCGCCTACCTCGCCCCCGAGCTCGCCACCCACGAACCGTCGACGCCGGCCGTCGACGTCTACTCCGCCGGCTGCCTGCTCTACGAGCTGCTCACCGGATCTCCGCCGTTCGTCGGCGGCCCGGCCGTGACCGTGCTGCTGCGCCACCTGAACGAGCCACCGGCCCGGCCGGACGGGCTGGCTGATCCCCTGTGGGACGCGGTCCTGGCGATGCTCGCCAAGCAGCCTCATCTGCGCCCGACCGCCGAGCACGCCGCCGCGACGCTCGCCGTGCTCGCCCCCACGCTCGCCGGCCTGCCCGCCCGTCCGTGGGCTCCGCCCGCGGCCGCTGGCACGTCCGGCCCGACGCCCCGGCCGGACGCGAAGCCCGAGCAGAACGGGAAGCCCGAGCAGAACGCGAACCCCGGACAGAACGCGAACCCCGAACGCGACGCGGAACCCACGCCGGACCTCAACGCCACCCGCACCAGCGGCCCCCGCGGCCCGTACGCGCTCACCGGCCCGGTCTCGCCGGATCCGACGGGCGCCAGCCGTCTCGCACTGGAGTCCGGGCCGGAATCCGGCGCGGGGACCGGCGAGTCCGACGACGTGTTCACCACCCGTACCAGCGCGCCCCGGTCCAGCTCCTGGCGCCTGGGCCAACCGATCCCGCCGGGCCCGAACCAGGCCGGACGGGCGGGTCGTTGGTTCCCACGCCGCGCGGCGGTGCTCATCCCGGTCGTGGTGGTCCTCGTCCTCGCGCTCGTCGGCACCGGCCTGGCCGCGGTGCTGCGCCACGGCCAGCAGGCCGACCTCGCCGGCGACACCTCGGGGATAGCCGCGTCCTCGTCCGTCGGCGCGGCGGGAGCCGGGGCGAGCGGCGGCCCGTCCACGTCACCGACGACACCGTCGGCGGCGACGTCCGACGACGGAAACGGGAGCGCGACAGCCGCTCCATCGCCGACGCCGACGGGTCCCGGCGCAGGCTTCGGCAGCAGGGCCACCACGGCGAGGACCCCCGCCGCGCCGTCGGTGCCCGCGCCGGCGCGGCCGTCGGTCACGGCCGCCCCGCGCTCCGGTGTCGTCCTGCTCACGATCAACCAACCGTCCGGCGGCGAGGTCACCGGTTACCGGATCAGCGGCGATGGCGCGGCGGGGCGGTCCGTGCCCCCCGCCCGCCAGGTCACGGTCGCGGTACCCGACTGCGACACCCACACGTTCGTCGTCACCGCCGTCGGCCCCGGCGGCAGCGCCGACTCCGCCGCCGTCAACGCCGTCGGCTGCGTGCCGCCCGGCCCGGTGACGGGAGTGGTCGCCACCGTCGACCAACTGGCGGGCAACGGCTCCGGCACCGTGACGGTGCGCTGGTCCGCACCCGCCGACCGCGGCGGTGCCGGCAGCGTCGACTACGTCGTCACCATCACGCGGGACAACCCCAACTACCCGCCGTACACCGTGACGACCACGGGCACGGTCTACACGCACTGCATGCCGGCGGGCCGATGCCCGGAATACGTGACCGCCATCCAGGCCCGCAACTCCGTGGGCCTCGGCCCCAAGGTCCCGGTCCCGAACTACTAG